One stretch of Methyloversatilis sp. RAC08 DNA includes these proteins:
- a CDS encoding sensor histidine kinase, producing MKRTYIRKHRHQIELALIVATAAVTFVASSQAELYERFHGLLIRYEVVQADELFIALLGLTVALTLFSAMRWRDARHELASRIAAERRLKRLAARNRDLAQALIGLQEAERRRFAHELHDHFGQCCNAIRIDAVFLRDHLENPSAEKRAADRIAESADDLYQTVRGLLYELRPASLDSLGLLGAVQSLCESWEERSTINCALLPRGHLDDLGEDANIAVFRIIQESLSNVMKHTNASHVRIFLGHHAETDMVELVIEDDGSGYDAAKVRPGLGWLGMGERASMLGGALKIDKSSLGGVMVSCSFRHPARAHAIEFHKVTGHD from the coding sequence ATGAAAAGAACCTACATCAGAAAGCACAGGCACCAGATCGAGCTTGCGCTCATCGTGGCCACGGCCGCCGTTACATTCGTTGCAAGCTCGCAAGCAGAGCTTTACGAACGCTTCCATGGGCTGCTCATACGGTACGAAGTCGTCCAGGCGGACGAATTGTTCATTGCATTGCTCGGCCTGACGGTTGCCCTGACGCTTTTTTCAGCCATGCGGTGGCGTGATGCGCGGCATGAGCTCGCGTCACGCATTGCCGCTGAACGACGGTTGAAAAGGCTTGCCGCCCGCAACCGCGATCTGGCCCAGGCATTGATCGGTCTGCAGGAGGCCGAGCGACGGCGCTTTGCGCATGAACTTCATGACCATTTCGGACAGTGCTGCAACGCGATCCGCATCGACGCGGTTTTTTTGCGCGACCACCTGGAGAATCCATCGGCGGAGAAGCGCGCGGCTGACCGTATTGCGGAATCAGCGGACGATCTGTACCAGACGGTGCGGGGGTTGCTCTACGAACTGCGTCCGGCAAGTCTGGACAGCCTCGGGCTGCTTGGAGCGGTGCAGTCGCTGTGCGAATCATGGGAAGAACGTTCGACGATAAACTGCGCCCTGCTTCCACGTGGGCACCTCGATGATCTCGGCGAAGACGCCAACATCGCAGTTTTTCGCATCATCCAGGAATCTCTTTCCAACGTCATGAAGCACACCAATGCCAGCCATGTCCGGATCTTCCTCGGTCATCATGCCGAAACCGATATGGTCGAACTTGTTATCGAAGACGACGGTAGCGGGTATGACGCAGCGAAGGTACGCCCCGGTCTGGGTTGGCTCGGCATGGGCGAGCGCGCGTCCATGCTTGGTGGAGCGTTGAAAATAGACAAGAGCTCGCTGGGCGGTGTCATGGTGAGTTGCAGCTTTCGACACCCGGCACGAGCTCACGCCATCGAATTCCATAAGGTCACAGGCCATGATTGA
- a CDS encoding response regulator, with product MIEVLLVDDHPIVRSGYARLLETGRDIHVVAEAEDADSGYLAYTAHSPKVTVTDLSLPGSSGIDLIRRIRARDAGARVLVFSVHDEAVVVEKAMQSGASGFISKRSAPEVLLEAVRHVARGERYLSTDVKRAFELRSPDTERSIINDLSPREFEVFRLLAQGLSAAECATMLNLSQKTVANYQALIKEKLGVGTSAALVHLALRLGIVPPLGPKQD from the coding sequence ATGATTGAAGTACTGCTTGTCGACGACCACCCTATCGTTCGCTCAGGCTATGCTCGCTTGCTTGAAACGGGTCGAGACATTCACGTCGTCGCAGAAGCGGAGGACGCCGATTCGGGCTATCTCGCCTACACGGCACATTCACCCAAGGTGACGGTGACCGACCTCTCGCTGCCCGGTTCGAGCGGCATCGACCTGATACGCCGCATCAGGGCTCGTGATGCGGGTGCCAGGGTGTTGGTGTTCAGCGTCCACGATGAAGCGGTGGTCGTCGAGAAAGCGATGCAGAGCGGGGCCAGCGGTTTCATCAGCAAACGCAGCGCGCCGGAAGTGCTGCTAGAGGCCGTTCGCCACGTTGCACGAGGTGAGCGCTATCTGAGCACCGACGTCAAAAGGGCGTTTGAACTTCGTTCGCCCGATACCGAACGTTCCATCATCAATGACCTGTCGCCGCGTGAGTTCGAAGTATTCCGGCTCCTCGCGCAGGGTCTGTCGGCCGCCGAGTGCGCCACGATGCTCAACCTGAGCCAAAAGACGGTCGCCAACTACCAGGCTCTCATCAAGGAGAAGCTCGGAGTCGGGACATCGGCGGCACTTGTTCATCTCGCGCTTCGATTAGGGATTGTGCCTCCACTCGGGCCAAAGCAGGACTGA
- a CDS encoding TonB-dependent receptor — MNTHNGAARLRLSPLAIAIAGLLGTSLTIAAEDRSVAPTVEVVGTSPIPGLDRPKDEVPSNVQSIRRDRLRDTGAAGLPELLGSQLQSVNVNEIQGNPYQADVNYRGFTASPLLGTPQGLSVYQDGVRINEPFGDVVNWDLIPRNAIASMDLIPGSNPLFGLNTLGGALAIRTKDGFSHARTGLEAYTGSFGRHAVTAEHGGNNGELGWYFTATRFKEDGWRDSSPSDVNQFFGKISHRSAKHELDLNLTHANSDLIGNGLTPLSFYEQRRKSIFTSPDNTRNRMTMLSLNGGYWLDDVHKLSGTVYLRSNNVRTLNGDANDEFAAPGDPEGVLNRTRTRQLGYGFSAQWAKILEDRQLAVGTTYDHSRTRFQQTEQEGDFNPDRSVNPTDTEEDPDPKLRGRTQTWSLFATGTWKPVPEAAVSMSARYNHTSVKTTDQLDATSSLNSDYTYSKINPAIGATYALTPAVTIYANAQQGNRAPSPIELGCSDPNEPCKLPNAMQADPRLDQVVTRGIEFGIRGVAGPIRWNAAAFGSVSRDDILFVSSNTVGQGYFKNFGKTQRHGVELGMGGEYGQMAWRAGYTWVDATYRSGECVVSPENSAQDASCGADNIRITSGDRIPGIAEHSFKVGLDWRPTQWLTLGSDIVTHSGVYVRGNENNRHDEGGKTAGFSVVNLVATAQLGAGWSAFARMNNVFDKHYFTAGQIGENPFVGPNNSFDPDDNNWRDETFYAPGAPRAGWVGVRYRFGG; from the coding sequence TTGAACACACATAACGGCGCAGCCCGACTGCGTCTGTCGCCGCTAGCGATAGCCATTGCCGGTCTGCTCGGCACTTCACTCACGATTGCAGCGGAAGATCGATCCGTTGCCCCGACCGTCGAAGTCGTGGGCACGTCGCCGATTCCGGGGCTCGACCGGCCGAAGGACGAGGTACCGTCGAACGTCCAATCAATTCGTAGGGATCGGCTGCGCGACACCGGGGCAGCCGGATTGCCGGAACTGCTTGGCAGCCAGCTGCAGAGCGTCAACGTCAATGAAATCCAGGGCAACCCTTACCAGGCCGACGTGAATTACCGTGGCTTTACGGCCAGCCCATTGCTCGGCACACCGCAAGGTCTGTCTGTGTACCAAGACGGGGTGCGGATCAACGAGCCTTTCGGCGACGTGGTGAATTGGGACCTGATCCCCCGCAACGCGATCGCATCGATGGACTTGATACCGGGTTCGAACCCGCTGTTCGGCCTGAATACGCTTGGCGGCGCGCTGGCGATCCGCACAAAGGACGGTTTCAGCCACGCCCGCACCGGGCTGGAAGCTTACACCGGCAGCTTTGGACGCCACGCTGTCACCGCCGAACATGGCGGCAACAACGGCGAACTGGGCTGGTACTTCACCGCCACGCGCTTCAAGGAAGACGGCTGGCGCGATTCTTCACCGTCAGACGTGAACCAGTTCTTCGGCAAGATTTCGCATCGTTCAGCGAAACACGAGCTCGACCTGAACCTCACCCACGCCAACAGCGATCTGATCGGCAACGGCCTGACGCCACTTTCGTTCTACGAACAGCGGCGCAAATCGATCTTCACATCGCCCGACAACACCCGCAACCGGATGACCATGCTGTCGCTGAACGGCGGCTACTGGCTCGACGATGTGCACAAACTGTCGGGCACGGTCTATCTACGCTCGAACAACGTCCGCACGCTCAACGGCGATGCCAATGACGAATTCGCCGCCCCGGGTGACCCGGAAGGCGTGCTCAACCGAACGCGCACACGCCAGCTGGGCTACGGGTTCAGTGCCCAGTGGGCAAAGATTCTTGAAGACCGTCAGCTGGCGGTCGGTACGACGTATGACCACAGCCGTACGCGCTTCCAGCAGACCGAACAGGAGGGCGACTTCAATCCCGACCGCTCGGTGAACCCGACCGATACGGAAGAGGATCCCGATCCCAAGCTCCGTGGCCGCACGCAGACCTGGAGCCTGTTCGCCACAGGTACCTGGAAGCCGGTGCCAGAAGCTGCCGTGTCGATGTCGGCGCGCTACAACCACACCAGCGTGAAGACGACCGACCAGCTTGATGCCACCTCCAGCCTGAACAGCGACTACACCTACAGCAAGATCAATCCGGCGATCGGCGCCACCTATGCGCTGACCCCGGCGGTCACGATCTACGCCAACGCGCAGCAGGGAAATCGCGCGCCCAGTCCGATCGAACTGGGCTGTTCGGATCCGAACGAGCCATGCAAGCTGCCCAACGCGATGCAGGCCGATCCACGACTCGACCAGGTGGTCACCCGCGGCATCGAATTCGGCATCCGCGGCGTCGCAGGTCCGATCCGCTGGAACGCCGCCGCTTTCGGTTCGGTGAGCCGGGACGACATCCTGTTCGTGTCGAGCAACACCGTCGGTCAGGGCTACTTCAAGAACTTCGGCAAGACGCAGCGCCACGGCGTCGAACTGGGCATGGGGGGCGAGTACGGCCAGATGGCCTGGCGCGCCGGCTACACCTGGGTGGATGCAACCTATCGCTCGGGCGAGTGCGTCGTGTCACCGGAGAACTCGGCGCAGGACGCATCGTGCGGCGCGGACAACATCCGCATCACGTCCGGTGACCGCATTCCGGGCATCGCCGAGCACAGTTTCAAGGTGGGGCTGGATTGGCGCCCGACGCAATGGCTGACGCTCGGTTCCGACATCGTGACGCACTCAGGCGTGTATGTGCGCGGCAACGAAAACAACCGGCATGACGAAGGCGGCAAGACGGCCGGCTTCAGCGTGGTCAATCTGGTGGCGACCGCCCAGCTCGGTGCCGGGTGGTCCGCCTTCGCCCGCATGAACAACGTATTCGACAAGCACTACTTCACCGCCGGCCAGATTGGCGAAAACCCCTTTGTAGGCCCGAACAACAGTTTCGATCCGGACGACAACAACTGGCGCGATGAAACCTTCTATGCGCCGGGAGCCCCTCGTGCCGGCTGGGTCGGAGTGCGTTACCGCTTCGGCGGCTGA
- a CDS encoding formate dehydrogenase, with the protein MNRIWVLMLGALLTTGALAKLPEMTEEQKAAAAEKKAKAAEGDKKAAELLAASQDAVAGKYIERMKAQGVTVMPTPIAPPAPPAAAPVPAPAAK; encoded by the coding sequence ATGAACAGGATATGGGTGTTGATGCTCGGAGCTCTGCTGACCACCGGTGCGCTGGCCAAGCTGCCGGAGATGACGGAAGAGCAGAAGGCCGCCGCGGCCGAGAAGAAGGCGAAGGCGGCTGAAGGCGACAAGAAGGCAGCCGAATTGCTGGCCGCCTCGCAGGATGCGGTGGCGGGAAAGTACATCGAGCGGATGAAGGCGCAGGGCGTCACGGTGATGCCGACACCGATTGCTCCGCCGGCGCCTCCCGCCGCTGCGCCGGTACCGGCGCCAGCCGCCAAATAA
- a CDS encoding formate dehydrogenase subunit gamma, translating to MTDHFSWLVRLLCCIGALLVLPIQPTLAAGAADQANSQQFQPLNNAPVWREVRSGDAHYTTVKGVETGVLIQSGGQTWRALRNGPVMLYGGIAFCAMLILLAVFFKLRGPIMLSGAKTGRLIHRFNTLERASHWAMAISFCVLAVSGLVMLFGKHVLLPVFGYSLFATVAVVCKNAHNFIGPLFILSVAVFIVLFIKDNIWQSIDALWIRKAGGLLTGEHVPSHRFNFGEKTWFWLGVVGLSTIVGVSGLVLNFPNFEQGRWVMQTANIVHLIGSLVVMTLSLAHIYIGSIGMESALDGMKTGYVDETWAREHHELWYDEAIKTQPATQSAAGMPVTARV from the coding sequence ATGACCGATCATTTCTCATGGCTCGTCCGCCTGCTTTGCTGCATCGGTGCGCTGCTGGTGCTGCCAATTCAGCCGACACTGGCGGCCGGCGCGGCCGACCAGGCGAACAGCCAGCAGTTTCAGCCGCTGAACAACGCACCGGTTTGGCGCGAAGTGCGCTCGGGCGACGCTCACTACACGACTGTCAAAGGGGTCGAGACCGGTGTGCTGATCCAGTCGGGTGGCCAGACCTGGCGCGCGCTGCGCAACGGGCCGGTGATGTTGTACGGCGGCATCGCCTTCTGTGCGATGTTGATACTGCTGGCGGTGTTCTTCAAGCTGAGAGGGCCGATCATGCTGTCCGGCGCGAAGACCGGCCGTCTGATTCATCGCTTCAATACGCTGGAACGCGCATCGCACTGGGCGATGGCGATTTCGTTCTGCGTGCTCGCGGTCAGTGGTCTGGTGATGCTGTTCGGCAAGCATGTTCTGCTGCCGGTATTCGGCTACTCGTTGTTTGCCACCGTGGCCGTGGTGTGCAAGAACGCTCACAACTTCATCGGACCGCTTTTCATCCTGTCTGTGGCCGTCTTCATCGTGCTGTTCATCAAGGACAACATATGGCAGTCGATCGACGCATTGTGGATACGCAAGGCGGGTGGCTTGCTGACCGGTGAGCATGTGCCGTCGCATCGCTTCAACTTCGGTGAGAAGACCTGGTTCTGGCTCGGAGTGGTCGGCTTGTCGACGATTGTCGGGGTCAGTGGCCTGGTGCTGAATTTCCCGAACTTCGAACAGGGGCGCTGGGTGATGCAGACCGCCAACATCGTGCACCTGATCGGGTCACTGGTCGTGATGACGTTGTCGCTTGCGCATATCTATATTGGCAGCATCGGCATGGAAAGCGCGCTCGATGGCATGAAGACCGGCTACGTCGATGAAACCTGGGCCAGGGAACACCATGAGCTCTGGTACGACGAGGCGATCAAGACTCAACCCGCGACACAGTCGGCCGCCGGCATGCCTGTCACGGCCCGCGTCTGA
- the fdh3B gene encoding formate dehydrogenase FDH3 subunit beta, whose product MARMKFICDAERCIECNGCVTACKNEHEVPWGVNRRRVVTINDGVPGERSMSVACMHCSDAPCMAVCPVDCFYRTDEGVVLHDKDLCIGCGYCFYACPFGAPQFPQAGAFGLRGKMDKCTFCAGGPEKNASEDEFRKYGRNRLAEGKLPLCAEVCSTKALLGGDADVLADIYRQRVTTRGKGADIWGWSTAYGKPDAPAQQPDSGGKS is encoded by the coding sequence ATGGCAAGAATGAAATTCATCTGTGACGCAGAGCGCTGCATCGAGTGCAATGGCTGCGTCACCGCGTGCAAGAACGAACACGAGGTGCCCTGGGGTGTGAATCGGCGGCGCGTCGTGACCATCAACGACGGCGTGCCGGGTGAGCGTTCGATGTCGGTCGCCTGCATGCATTGTTCCGACGCACCCTGCATGGCGGTGTGTCCGGTCGACTGCTTCTACCGCACCGACGAGGGTGTCGTGCTGCACGACAAGGATCTGTGCATCGGTTGCGGCTACTGCTTCTACGCCTGTCCGTTCGGCGCACCGCAGTTTCCGCAGGCCGGTGCTTTCGGCCTGCGCGGCAAGATGGATAAATGCACCTTCTGCGCCGGCGGCCCGGAAAAGAATGCGTCGGAGGACGAATTCCGCAAATACGGTCGCAACCGTCTGGCCGAAGGCAAGCTGCCGCTGTGCGCCGAAGTCTGTTCGACGAAAGCGCTGCTCGGTGGCGACGCCGACGTGCTGGCCGACATCTATCGCCAGCGTGTCACCACGCGCGGCAAGGGCGCCGACATCTGGGGCTGGTCGACCGCCTACGGCAAGCCGGACGCACCGGCTCAGCAACCTGATTCGGGGGGGAAATCATGA
- a CDS encoding formate dehydrogenase subunit alpha, protein MTLTRKSASAPRGSSRLARAVSAAAPRTMDRRTFLKRSGMTAGAGAFASALPFSMVERAQAADAPAAGGKVEIKRTICTHCSVGCAIDAEVVNGVWVGQEPVFDSPINMGANCAKGASIREHGHGEHRLRYPMKLVDGKWVRMSWDDALTELSARLLKLREESGPDSVYWIGSSKHNNEQAYMMRKFVSMWGTNNCDHQARICHSTTVAGVANTWGYGAMTNSYNDMQNSKAILFMGSNAAEAHPVSLLHILHAKENGAKIIVADPRFTRTAAKADHFVRIRSGSDIAILYGVMRHIFENGWEDKQYIEDRVYGMDKIRDEAMKWTADKVEEVSGVPDEQVKLMAETMAKNKPSTVVWCMGQTQHTTGNAIVRMMCNLQLALGNVGVSGGGTNIFRGHDNVQGATDVGPNPDSLPGYYGIATGSWKHWANVWGVDYEWLKGRFASQALMEKSGITVSRWIDGVTEKNEFIDQDPNLRAVVFWGHAPNSQTRGKDMLEAMKALDTLVVIDPYPSATAAMAASGRKDGVYLLPAATQFECVGSCTASNRSIQWREKVIEPLWESKPDHTIMYLFAQKFGFAEEFTKNVKVTNNEPSVEDILREINRGTWTIGYSGQSPERLKAHMRNMQVFDPKTLRAKGGIDKETGYQLDGEYFGLPWPCYGTPEMKHPGTPNLYDTSKHVMDGGGNFRANFGVEKDGVSLLANDGSASKGADLQFGYPEFDHVLLKKLGWWDELTDDEKKKAEGKNWKTDSSGGIIRVAMKEHGCHPFGNAKARAVVWNFPDAVPLHREPLFSPRADLVAKYPTHDDKKAFWRLPTLYKSVQDQFANVGKDYPLIMTSGRLVEYEGGGDETRSNPWLAELQQDMFVEINPRAANDRGIRDKDMVWVRSPTGAQIRVMAMVTERVGADTVFLPFHFAGHWMGKDLIDSYPEGAAPVVRGEAVNTATTYGYDSVTMMQETKTTVCQIVKA, encoded by the coding sequence ATGACCCTGACCCGCAAATCCGCCAGCGCCCCGCGCGGCAGTTCGCGCCTCGCGCGCGCCGTGTCGGCTGCCGCGCCGCGCACGATGGACCGGCGCACCTTTCTGAAGCGCTCCGGTATGACAGCCGGTGCCGGCGCGTTCGCGTCGGCACTGCCGTTCTCGATGGTCGAACGCGCGCAGGCCGCCGATGCGCCGGCGGCCGGTGGCAAGGTCGAGATCAAGCGCACGATCTGTACCCACTGTTCGGTCGGCTGCGCCATCGATGCCGAAGTCGTGAATGGCGTGTGGGTCGGGCAGGAGCCGGTGTTCGACAGCCCGATCAATATGGGGGCGAACTGCGCCAAGGGCGCGTCGATCCGCGAGCACGGACACGGTGAGCACCGCCTGCGCTACCCGATGAAGCTGGTCGATGGCAAATGGGTACGGATGTCGTGGGACGACGCACTGACCGAACTGTCTGCGCGGCTGCTCAAGCTGCGCGAAGAGAGCGGCCCGGACAGCGTGTACTGGATAGGCTCGTCGAAGCACAACAACGAGCAGGCCTACATGATGCGCAAGTTCGTGTCGATGTGGGGCACCAACAACTGCGACCACCAGGCGCGCATCTGCCACTCGACCACGGTGGCCGGCGTGGCCAACACGTGGGGGTATGGTGCGATGACCAACTCCTACAACGACATGCAGAATTCGAAGGCCATCCTTTTCATGGGATCGAATGCCGCCGAGGCGCACCCGGTGTCGCTGCTGCACATCCTGCATGCGAAGGAGAACGGCGCGAAGATCATCGTCGCCGACCCGCGTTTCACCCGCACGGCGGCCAAGGCCGACCACTTTGTGCGCATCCGGTCCGGCTCCGACATCGCGATCCTGTACGGCGTGATGCGCCACATCTTCGAAAACGGCTGGGAGGACAAGCAGTACATCGAAGACCGCGTGTACGGCATGGACAAGATCCGCGATGAGGCGATGAAGTGGACCGCCGACAAGGTCGAGGAAGTCAGCGGCGTGCCGGACGAGCAGGTGAAGCTGATGGCCGAAACGATGGCGAAGAACAAGCCGTCGACTGTCGTGTGGTGCATGGGCCAGACCCAGCACACGACCGGCAACGCCATCGTGCGCATGATGTGCAACCTGCAGCTCGCCCTCGGCAATGTTGGCGTATCGGGCGGCGGCACCAACATCTTCCGCGGCCATGACAACGTGCAGGGCGCGACCGACGTCGGCCCGAACCCGGATTCGCTGCCTGGCTACTATGGCATTGCGACCGGTTCGTGGAAGCACTGGGCGAACGTGTGGGGCGTCGATTACGAGTGGCTGAAGGGGCGCTTCGCGTCGCAGGCGCTGATGGAGAAGTCGGGTATCACGGTTTCGCGCTGGATCGATGGCGTGACCGAGAAGAACGAATTCATCGACCAGGACCCGAACCTGCGTGCCGTGGTGTTCTGGGGCCATGCGCCGAATTCGCAGACGCGCGGCAAGGACATGCTGGAGGCCATGAAGGCGCTCGATACGCTGGTAGTCATCGACCCGTATCCGTCGGCCACTGCGGCGATGGCGGCCAGCGGCCGCAAGGACGGCGTGTACCTGCTGCCGGCGGCGACGCAGTTCGAGTGCGTCGGGTCATGCACCGCGTCGAACCGTTCGATCCAGTGGCGCGAAAAGGTGATCGAGCCGCTGTGGGAATCGAAGCCAGACCACACCATCATGTATCTGTTCGCGCAGAAATTCGGTTTCGCCGAAGAGTTCACGAAGAACGTGAAGGTGACGAACAACGAACCCAGCGTCGAAGACATCCTGCGCGAAATCAACCGCGGCACCTGGACCATCGGCTACAGCGGCCAGTCGCCCGAGCGCCTGAAGGCACACATGCGCAACATGCAGGTGTTCGATCCGAAGACGCTGCGCGCCAAGGGCGGCATCGACAAGGAAACCGGCTACCAGCTCGACGGCGAGTACTTCGGGCTGCCGTGGCCGTGCTACGGCACGCCGGAAATGAAGCATCCCGGTACGCCCAATCTTTACGACACGTCGAAGCACGTGATGGACGGCGGCGGCAACTTCCGCGCCAATTTCGGCGTCGAGAAGGACGGCGTGAGCCTGCTCGCCAACGATGGCTCTGCATCGAAAGGAGCCGATCTGCAGTTCGGCTACCCGGAATTCGACCACGTGCTGCTGAAGAAGCTTGGCTGGTGGGACGAGCTGACCGACGACGAGAAGAAGAAGGCGGAAGGCAAGAACTGGAAGACCGACTCGTCCGGCGGCATCATCCGCGTCGCGATGAAGGAACACGGCTGCCATCCGTTCGGCAACGCCAAGGCGCGCGCCGTGGTGTGGAATTTCCCGGACGCCGTTCCGTTGCATCGCGAACCGTTGTTCTCGCCCCGTGCCGACCTGGTCGCAAAGTACCCGACGCACGACGACAAGAAGGCCTTCTGGCGGCTGCCCACGCTCTACAAGAGCGTGCAGGACCAGTTCGCCAACGTCGGCAAGGATTACCCGCTGATCATGACCTCCGGCCGACTGGTCGAGTACGAGGGCGGCGGCGACGAGACGCGATCCAACCCCTGGCTGGCCGAACTGCAGCAGGACATGTTCGTAGAGATCAACCCGCGTGCTGCCAATGATCGCGGCATCCGCGACAAGGACATGGTGTGGGTGAGGTCGCCGACCGGGGCGCAGATCAGGGTGATGGCGATGGTGACCGAACGGGTCGGCGCCGACACGGTGTTCCTGCCGTTCCACTTCGCCGGCCACTGGATGGGCAAGGACCTGATCGACAGCTATCCGGAAGGTGCGGCCCCGGTGGTACGCGGCGAGGCCGTGAATACTGCGACCACCTACGGCTACGACTCGGTGACGATGATGCAGGAAACCAAGACCACGGTCTGCCAGATCGTCAAGGCCTGA
- a CDS encoding formate dehydrogenase, translated as MTDKDNLKANLKRRHFLLTAGIGGVGAAAAVVAVRSTGEAEPATDLTAKNDKGGYRMTEHIANYYRTARV; from the coding sequence ATGACTGACAAGGACAACCTCAAGGCCAACCTCAAGCGCAGGCATTTCCTGCTGACCGCAGGTATCGGTGGCGTGGGTGCTGCAGCCGCCGTGGTGGCGGTGCGCTCGACCGGTGAAGCGGAGCCAGCGACCGACCTCACGGCAAAGAACGATAAGGGCGGCTATCGCATGACCGAGCACATCGCCAACTACTACCGTACCGCACGCGTCTGA
- a CDS encoding TorD/DmsD family molecular chaperone produces MTTETQRRPMAFVREPASDEDMARANHYALISRLFHAAPDGTLLDTLAASGDWPVDGDAPSAEAMLMARAWNALCAASSAMDAAAAQDEFDALFGGVGRPQVVPFASFHLAGFVNEKPLARLRDDLAALGLQRAAGESDPEDHIAALADVMRLLLTDTTRSEADRAAAQDRFFATHIEPWYGALIDALDAAPEANFYRRAGQYLRCFLDIENAARQIEA; encoded by the coding sequence ATGACCACCGAAACGCAACGTCGCCCGATGGCTTTCGTCCGCGAGCCGGCCAGCGACGAAGACATGGCGCGCGCCAACCACTACGCGCTGATTTCCCGACTGTTTCACGCGGCACCCGACGGGACGCTGCTGGACACGCTCGCCGCCTCGGGTGACTGGCCGGTCGATGGCGATGCGCCCTCGGCGGAAGCCATGCTGATGGCGCGCGCGTGGAACGCACTGTGCGCCGCGTCGTCGGCGATGGACGCCGCTGCGGCACAGGACGAATTCGATGCGCTGTTCGGCGGTGTCGGCCGTCCGCAGGTCGTGCCGTTTGCATCCTTCCATCTCGCCGGGTTCGTCAACGAAAAGCCGCTGGCCAGACTGCGCGATGACCTTGCTGCGCTCGGCTTGCAGAGAGCCGCAGGGGAATCCGATCCGGAAGACCACATTGCGGCGCTGGCCGACGTGATGCGCCTGTTGCTGACCGACACGACGCGCAGCGAAGCGGACCGCGCTGCCGCGCAGGACCGCTTTTTCGCGACCCACATCGAGCCCTGGTACGGCGCACTGATCGATGCGCTGGACGCCGCACCCGAAGCGAATTTCTACCGGCGCGCCGGCCAGTACCTGCGCTGCTTTCTCGACATCGAGAATGCGGCGCGGCAGATCGAGGCCTGA